In the genome of Bradyrhizobium sp. CIAT3101, one region contains:
- the urtA gene encoding urea ABC transporter substrate-binding protein, with the protein MSDETNKGLLSPLRRKLLMGMAAVPAITMLPRASFAQTPATSAVNTTGLAVTDTEVTVGILHSATGTMAISETGSIEAEKLAIEQINAAGGVLGRKIKFIQEDGASDWPTFAEKAKKLLVNDKVAAIMGCWTSASRKAVLPVVEQYNGMLYYPTFYEGLEQSKNVIYTGQEATQQILAGLNWIAKEKGAKTFFFIGSDYIWPRTSNKIARKHVENVLKGKVVGEEYYPLGNTQFNSVINKIKLTKPDVIFTDVVGGSNVAFYKQLKAAGIDLAKQALLTISVTEDEIDGIGGENIAGAYACMKYFQSLDNPNNKAFVPAFKKMWGEKTVIGDVTQAAYLGPWLWKLTVEKAGSFDVDKIAAASPGVEFKGAPEGYVRIHENHHLWSKTRVGRAKLDGQFELIYETADLVEPDPFPKGYQ; encoded by the coding sequence ATGTCAGACGAAACCAACAAGGGCCTGTTGTCGCCGCTCCGGCGCAAACTATTGATGGGAATGGCGGCCGTCCCGGCTATCACGATGCTGCCGCGGGCGTCCTTCGCGCAGACCCCGGCGACCTCGGCGGTCAACACCACCGGCCTCGCAGTCACCGACACCGAGGTGACGGTCGGCATCCTGCACTCGGCGACCGGCACCATGGCCATCTCCGAAACCGGCTCGATCGAAGCCGAAAAGCTCGCCATCGAGCAGATCAATGCCGCCGGCGGCGTGCTCGGTCGCAAGATCAAGTTCATCCAGGAAGACGGCGCCAGCGACTGGCCGACCTTCGCCGAGAAGGCCAAGAAGCTGCTCGTCAACGACAAGGTCGCGGCGATCATGGGCTGCTGGACCTCGGCCTCGCGCAAGGCGGTGCTGCCGGTCGTCGAGCAGTATAACGGCATGCTCTATTATCCGACCTTCTATGAAGGCCTCGAGCAGTCCAAGAACGTGATCTACACCGGCCAGGAAGCGACCCAGCAGATTCTCGCCGGCCTGAACTGGATCGCCAAGGAGAAGGGCGCGAAGACGTTCTTCTTCATCGGCTCCGACTACATCTGGCCGCGCACCTCCAACAAGATCGCGCGCAAGCACGTCGAGAACGTGCTGAAGGGCAAGGTCGTTGGCGAGGAATATTATCCGCTCGGCAACACCCAGTTCAATTCGGTCATCAACAAGATCAAGCTGACCAAGCCCGACGTGATCTTCACCGACGTCGTCGGCGGCTCCAACGTCGCCTTCTACAAGCAGCTCAAGGCCGCCGGCATCGATCTTGCCAAGCAGGCGTTGCTGACGATCTCGGTCACCGAGGACGAAATCGACGGCATCGGCGGTGAGAACATCGCGGGCGCCTATGCCTGCATGAAGTACTTCCAGTCGCTCGACAATCCGAACAACAAGGCCTTCGTGCCCGCGTTCAAGAAGATGTGGGGCGAGAAGACCGTGATCGGAGACGTCACCCAGGCTGCCTATCTCGGCCCGTGGCTGTGGAAGTTGACGGTTGAGAAGGCCGGCTCCTTCGACGTCGACAAGATCGCGGCGGCATCGCCCGGCGTCGAGTTCAAGGGCGCGCCGGAAGGCTATGTGCGCATCCACGAAAACCATCACCTCTGGTCGAAGACCCGCGTGGGACGCGCCAAGCTCGATGGTCAGTTCGAGTTGATCTACGAGACCGCCGATCTCGTCGAGCCGGATCCGTTCCCGAAGGGCTACCAGTAA
- a CDS encoding ATP-binding protein: MAGRQRIDRVRRQYNQWVANQTLEDYALRFTAKSARRWSAARVANTAIGAISFLVLEAIGGTITLNYGVTNAAAAILVVSTIIFFCGVPIAYYAAKCGIDIDLLTRGAGFGYIGSTVTSLIYASFTFIFFAVEAVILATALEMCLGIPRPIGYLISAVAIIPLVTYGITLISRFQLWTQPLWIVLHILPFAAIAWASPHSFTEWHKFAGEHGDLGGHFDLLLFGVASSVVFSLVAQIGEQVDFLRFLPRDRRTSRASWWIALMSAGPGWIVLGALKLLAGSFLAFFALSHGVPPEEAAEPAHMYLVAFRYVLSDPDLALALTGFFVVLSQIKINVTNAYAGSIAWSNFFSRLTHSHPGRVVWLVFNVMVALLLMEIGVYKALEQTLALYSNVAIAWVGALVSDLVINKPLGLRPPQMEFKRAHLYDINPVGVGAMTLAIIVSIAAFYGLFGPTMKALAAFVALTVAFVTAPIIAWLTDGKFYIARKPKRSWATIEAIQCCICEHSFEPEDMTSCPAYAGPICSLCCSLDARCHDLCKPHARAQVQFSDALGKILPQPIYARINSQFGHYIGVFVVSAGLVALVLGLIYLQTSASVHGENALVSNVLWKVFFSLSIIIGVVAWLFVLAQQSRRAAEAETRRQTALLIQEIDAHKRTDAELQRAKEVAESANLAKSRYVVGLSHELRSPLNAISGYAQLLEQDATLNTKPRDQVRVVRRSADHLSGLIDGILDISKIEAGRLYLSRDEVRLSEFLDQLVGMFRLQAGAKGIDFVFRRPATLPTVVYADEKRLRQVLINLLSNAIKFTQTGSVQFVVHYRSPVAEFEVIDTGPGIQGDDLERIFAPFERGALGVSQPQTGTGLGLTISRLLAGVMGGDIKVASTVGRGSTFKVKMLLSEVSNPRRIAPVEAPVSGYHGARKTILITDDDPVHRDLLREVLTPLGFILLSATDGPGCLALAQHCRPDLFLLDISMPGMDGWTVAEQLRADGHHQARILMVSASALEAHGAPLAQPFHDGYLMKPIDIPRLLETVRQLLKIEWQYGSDDIVVPLWRPDGGSRPPVRHIEALIGLGQIGYVKAIQLKLDEIGSEHPEHADFVAEMRSLVDRFDLDQYMTTLKTLHAYEH, translated from the coding sequence GTGGCAGGGCGGCAGCGAATAGACCGCGTCAGGCGCCAGTACAATCAATGGGTCGCCAACCAGACGCTGGAAGACTACGCGCTGCGCTTCACCGCCAAGAGCGCGCGACGCTGGTCCGCCGCGCGCGTCGCCAACACCGCGATCGGTGCGATCTCCTTCCTGGTGCTGGAGGCGATCGGCGGCACCATCACCCTCAATTACGGCGTCACCAACGCCGCCGCCGCGATCCTCGTCGTCTCCACCATCATCTTCTTCTGCGGCGTGCCGATTGCCTATTATGCAGCCAAATGCGGCATCGACATTGACCTGCTCACACGCGGTGCGGGTTTCGGCTATATCGGCTCAACCGTCACCTCGCTGATCTACGCCTCCTTCACGTTCATCTTTTTTGCAGTCGAGGCGGTGATCCTGGCGACCGCGCTGGAGATGTGCTTAGGGATCCCCCGTCCGATCGGCTACCTCATCAGCGCCGTCGCGATCATCCCGCTCGTGACCTACGGCATCACGCTGATCAGCCGCTTCCAGCTCTGGACGCAGCCGCTCTGGATCGTCCTGCACATCCTGCCCTTCGCCGCGATCGCGTGGGCCAGCCCGCACTCCTTCACGGAATGGCACAAATTCGCCGGCGAGCACGGCGACCTCGGCGGCCATTTCGATCTGCTGCTGTTCGGTGTCGCGTCCTCCGTGGTGTTCTCGCTGGTGGCGCAGATCGGCGAGCAGGTCGACTTCCTGCGATTTTTGCCGCGCGACCGCCGCACCTCCAGGGCGTCGTGGTGGATCGCCCTGATGAGCGCCGGGCCGGGGTGGATCGTGCTCGGTGCGCTGAAGCTGCTGGCCGGCTCGTTCCTCGCCTTCTTCGCGCTGAGCCACGGCGTGCCGCCCGAAGAGGCGGCCGAGCCCGCCCACATGTATCTCGTGGCCTTTCGCTACGTGCTGTCGGACCCGGACCTCGCGCTGGCGCTGACCGGCTTCTTCGTGGTGCTGTCGCAGATCAAGATCAACGTCACCAACGCCTATGCCGGCTCGATCGCCTGGTCGAACTTCTTCTCGCGCCTGACACACAGTCATCCCGGGCGTGTGGTCTGGCTGGTGTTCAACGTGATGGTGGCGCTGCTGCTGATGGAGATCGGCGTCTACAAGGCGCTGGAACAGACGCTCGCGCTCTACTCCAACGTCGCGATTGCCTGGGTCGGCGCGCTGGTATCCGACCTCGTGATCAACAAGCCGCTCGGGCTTCGTCCGCCGCAAATGGAATTCAAGCGGGCGCATCTCTACGACATCAACCCGGTCGGCGTCGGCGCGATGACACTCGCGATCATCGTCTCGATCGCAGCGTTCTACGGCCTGTTCGGCCCGACCATGAAGGCGCTCGCCGCCTTCGTCGCGCTGACGGTGGCCTTCGTCACCGCGCCGATCATCGCGTGGCTGACCGACGGCAAATTCTATATCGCACGCAAGCCGAAGCGGAGCTGGGCCACCATCGAGGCGATCCAGTGCTGTATCTGCGAGCACAGTTTCGAGCCGGAGGACATGACGTCCTGCCCCGCTTACGCCGGCCCGATCTGCTCCCTGTGTTGCTCGCTCGATGCACGCTGCCACGACCTCTGCAAACCGCATGCGCGGGCGCAGGTGCAATTCTCGGACGCGCTCGGCAAGATCCTGCCGCAACCGATCTACGCGCGCATCAATTCGCAGTTCGGGCACTATATCGGCGTGTTCGTGGTCTCCGCCGGCCTCGTCGCACTGGTGCTTGGGTTGATCTATCTGCAGACCTCGGCGAGCGTGCATGGCGAGAATGCGCTCGTCTCCAACGTGCTGTGGAAGGTGTTCTTCTCGCTCAGCATCATCATAGGCGTGGTCGCCTGGCTGTTCGTGCTGGCGCAGCAGAGCCGCCGCGCGGCCGAGGCAGAGACACGGCGGCAGACGGCGCTGCTGATCCAGGAGATCGACGCGCACAAGCGCACCGATGCCGAGCTCCAGCGCGCCAAGGAAGTTGCCGAGTCCGCCAATCTCGCCAAGAGCCGCTATGTGGTGGGGCTGAGCCATGAGCTGCGCTCGCCACTGAACGCGATCAGCGGCTACGCGCAACTGCTCGAGCAAGATGCGACGCTCAACACCAAGCCGCGCGATCAGGTCCGCGTCGTCCGCCGCAGCGCCGATCATCTCTCCGGCTTGATCGACGGTATTCTGGATATCTCCAAGATCGAGGCGGGACGGCTTTATCTCTCCCGTGACGAGGTCCGCCTGAGTGAGTTCCTCGATCAGCTCGTCGGCATGTTCCGTCTCCAGGCCGGTGCCAAAGGCATCGACTTCGTGTTCCGGCGGCCGGCGACATTGCCGACGGTGGTCTATGCCGACGAGAAGCGGCTGCGGCAGGTGCTGATCAATCTCCTCTCCAATGCCATCAAGTTCACGCAGACCGGCAGCGTCCAGTTCGTCGTACATTACCGCAGCCCGGTCGCCGAGTTCGAGGTGATCGACACCGGACCCGGCATCCAGGGCGACGATCTCGAACGCATTTTCGCGCCGTTCGAGCGCGGCGCGCTCGGGGTCTCGCAGCCGCAAACGGGTACGGGCCTCGGGCTCACCATCAGCCGGCTGCTGGCCGGCGTGATGGGCGGCGACATCAAGGTTGCCAGCACCGTCGGGCGCGGCAGTACGTTCAAGGTGAAGATGCTGCTATCGGAGGTCAGCAACCCCAGGCGCATCGCGCCGGTGGAGGCGCCGGTCTCCGGCTATCATGGCGCACGCAAGACCATCCTCATCACCGACGACGACCCGGTGCATCGCGATCTCCTGCGTGAGGTCCTGACGCCGCTCGGTTTCATCTTGCTGAGCGCCACGGACGGCCCGGGCTGTCTCGCGCTGGCGCAGCATTGCCGGCCCGACCTGTTTCTGCTCGACATCTCAATGCCGGGCATGGACGGCTGGACTGTGGCGGAACAGTTGCGCGCCGACGGCCACCACCAGGCCCGCATCCTGATGGTGTCGGCGAGCGCGCTGGAGGCGCACGGCGCACCGCTCGCACAGCCCTTCCACGACGGCTATCTGATGAAGCCGATCGACATTCCGCGGCTGCTGGAGACCGTTCGCCAGTTGCTCAAGATCGAATGGCAATACGGCTCCGACGACATCGTCGTGCCGCTGTGGCGGCCGGACGGCGGCTCGCGGCCGCCGGTCCGACACATCGAGGCGCTGATCGGGCTCGGCCAGATCGGCTACGTCAAGGCGATTCAGCTGAAGCTGGACGAGATCGGCAGCGAGCACCCCGAGCATGCCGATTTCGTCGCGGAGATGCGATCGCTGGTCGATCGCTTCGATCTCGACCAATACATGACAACATTGAAAACACTGCATGCTTATGAGCATTGA
- a CDS encoding response regulator, whose protein sequence is MLMSIEPKKRDVALVVDDSPETLRLLTDALDGAGMTVMVALDGASAMRIVDQITPDIVLLDAVMPGLDGFETCRRLKRDAGLANVPVIFMTGLAETEHIVRGLEAGGVDYVTKPIVIEEMLARIRVHLGNARLTQSARTALDVSGRFLFAVNRQGHILWATPQAQKLLADHHGAQADDFVLPPSLLQWLEQAKGKGSAKSQAASLPDNPQLRFYYMGETAPNEFLLRLSKESGTALPPEFTSELGLTTREGEVLAWLSKGKTNRDIAQILGLSPRTVDKHLEQIYAKLGVENRTAAAAIATNATRRNS, encoded by the coding sequence ATGCTTATGAGCATTGAGCCGAAAAAGCGCGACGTCGCGCTCGTTGTCGACGACTCTCCCGAAACGCTGCGGCTGCTCACCGACGCGCTTGACGGCGCCGGGATGACGGTAATGGTCGCGCTCGACGGCGCGAGCGCGATGCGCATCGTCGACCAGATCACGCCCGACATCGTGCTGCTCGACGCCGTGATGCCCGGGCTGGACGGCTTCGAGACGTGCCGGCGGCTCAAGCGCGACGCGGGCCTGGCCAATGTCCCCGTGATCTTCATGACGGGCCTCGCAGAGACCGAGCACATCGTGCGCGGGCTGGAAGCCGGCGGCGTCGACTACGTGACAAAGCCGATCGTGATCGAGGAGATGCTGGCGCGCATCCGCGTCCATCTCGGCAATGCGCGGCTGACCCAGAGCGCGCGCACCGCGCTCGACGTTTCCGGCCGCTTCCTGTTCGCGGTCAACCGCCAGGGCCATATCCTGTGGGCGACGCCGCAGGCGCAAAAGCTGCTGGCCGACCATCACGGCGCCCAGGCCGACGACTTCGTGCTGCCGCCGTCCCTGCTGCAATGGCTGGAGCAGGCGAAAGGCAAGGGCAGCGCGAAGTCGCAAGCCGCTTCACTGCCCGACAATCCGCAGCTTCGCTTCTATTACATGGGCGAGACCGCGCCGAACGAGTTCCTGCTGCGGCTGTCCAAGGAGTCGGGCACCGCGCTGCCGCCGGAGTTCACCAGCGAGCTCGGCCTCACCACCCGCGAGGGTGAGGTGCTGGCCTGGCTCAGCAAGGGCAAGACCAATCGCGACATCGCACAGATCCTGGGATTGAGCCCGCGCACCGTCGATAAGCATCTGGAGCAGATCTACGCGAAGCTCGGCGTGGAGAACCGGACAGCGGCGGCGGCGATTGCCACGAATGCGACGCGGAGGAATTCGTGA
- a CDS encoding NAD(P)/FAD-dependent oxidoreductase has translation MNVAVRSHATTKQVSEHFDVLIVGAGISGIGSAYHIEKQLPGTSYVILETQATFGGTWSTHRYPGIRSDSDLHTFGYSFKPWVGSPIATAEEILAYMNEVIDDNDIARHIRYKHKINSASWSSEQNLWTIEAVTTDTGEARIFTANFLWMCQGYYRHSEGYTPEWKGMDRFKGRIVHPQTWPDDIDLKAKKVIVIGSGATAATLVPNIADECAHVTMLQRSPTYFRLGRNAIEIAEELRRLQVDEAWIHEIVRRKILFEQDAFTKLCLSKPEQVKKELIGQISAVLGADYDVETHFTPSYRPWRQRIAFVPDADLFKGIASGKASVVTDEIECFVENGIQLKSGKLLEADVIVTATGFNLSALGDIAFEIDGKPLAFGDTVTYRGMMFTGVPNLVWVFGYFRASWTLRVDLVADFVCRLLGHMKAKGSKKVEVALRAEDHNMPILPWIDPENFNPGYITRHMNLLPKRGDKPEWQHSQDYWTEKDEIPKTDLDDKAFVYG, from the coding sequence ATGAATGTCGCTGTTCGCAGTCACGCCACCACCAAACAGGTTTCGGAACATTTCGACGTGCTGATCGTCGGCGCCGGCATCTCCGGCATCGGCAGCGCCTACCATATCGAGAAGCAGCTTCCGGGCACGAGCTATGTCATCCTGGAAACGCAGGCGACGTTCGGCGGCACCTGGAGCACCCATCGCTATCCCGGCATCCGCTCCGACAGCGACCTCCACACCTTCGGCTACAGCTTCAAGCCCTGGGTCGGATCGCCGATCGCGACGGCCGAGGAGATCCTCGCCTACATGAACGAGGTGATCGACGACAACGATATCGCTCGCCATATCCGCTACAAGCACAAGATCAATTCGGCGAGCTGGTCGAGCGAACAGAACCTCTGGACCATCGAGGCGGTGACGACCGATACCGGCGAAGCCCGGATCTTCACCGCGAACTTCCTCTGGATGTGCCAAGGCTATTACCGCCATTCGGAAGGCTACACGCCGGAATGGAAGGGCATGGATCGCTTCAAGGGTCGCATCGTCCATCCGCAGACCTGGCCTGACGACATCGATCTCAAGGCCAAGAAGGTCATCGTCATCGGCTCGGGCGCGACGGCTGCGACATTGGTGCCGAACATCGCGGACGAATGCGCGCATGTCACCATGCTCCAGCGCTCGCCGACCTATTTCCGCCTGGGGCGCAATGCGATCGAGATCGCCGAGGAATTGCGCCGGCTTCAGGTCGACGAGGCCTGGATTCACGAGATCGTCCGCCGCAAGATTCTGTTCGAGCAGGATGCATTTACAAAACTCTGCCTGTCGAAGCCGGAGCAGGTGAAGAAGGAGCTGATCGGCCAGATCAGCGCCGTGCTCGGCGCGGACTACGACGTCGAGACGCATTTCACGCCGAGTTATCGTCCGTGGCGGCAGCGTATCGCCTTCGTGCCCGATGCGGACCTCTTCAAGGGCATTGCCAGCGGCAAGGCCTCGGTCGTCACCGACGAGATCGAATGCTTCGTCGAGAACGGCATCCAGCTCAAATCCGGCAAGCTGCTGGAGGCCGATGTCATCGTCACCGCGACCGGCTTCAACCTGTCGGCGCTCGGCGACATCGCCTTCGAGATCGACGGCAAGCCGCTGGCTTTCGGCGACACCGTCACCTATCGCGGCATGATGTTCACAGGCGTGCCGAACCTGGTCTGGGTGTTCGGCTATTTCCGCGCGAGCTGGACCCTGCGTGTGGATCTCGTCGCTGATTTCGTCTGCCGGCTGCTCGGCCACATGAAGGCGAAGGGCAGCAAGAAGGTCGAGGTGGCCTTGCGCGCCGAAGACCACAACATGCCGATCCTGCCCTGGATCGATCCGGAAAACTTCAACCCCGGCTACATCACGCGCCATATGAACCTGTTGCCCAAGCGCGGCGACAAGCCGGAATGGCAGCACAGCCAGGATTACTGGACCGAGAAGGACGAGATCCCGAAGACGGATCTGGACGACAAGGCGTTCGTGTACGGGTGA
- a CDS encoding trypsin-like serine protease gives MKKLATLIVSALLLATPAHAIVGGGTPQTDGVARAVVTIVGSRGNFCTGSLIAPKLVLTVAHCVQPGADYKIVDRGADGAPQLLNVRTVAIHPGFNMQAMLAHRATADVALLQLEIPLKGKSTVSVGMPNIPIQVGSRFTIAGIGVTVRGDGKSGGAIRVASLAATGQPGTFQIRLVDPVTNGVRDGIGACTGDSGGPVFEDKPNGAVLVGVISWSTGPNGAAGCGGLTGVTPLTLYRDWILQTARSWGAAL, from the coding sequence ATGAAGAAGCTTGCAACTCTCATCGTATCCGCGCTGCTGCTCGCGACGCCCGCGCATGCGATCGTCGGCGGCGGCACGCCGCAGACCGATGGCGTCGCGCGTGCGGTCGTCACCATCGTGGGCTCGCGCGGCAATTTCTGCACCGGCAGCCTGATCGCACCCAAACTGGTGCTCACCGTCGCGCACTGTGTGCAGCCCGGCGCGGACTACAAGATCGTCGATCGCGGCGCGGACGGCGCGCCGCAACTGCTGAACGTGCGTACTGTCGCGATCCATCCAGGCTTCAACATGCAGGCGATGCTGGCGCATCGTGCCACCGCCGACGTGGCATTGCTGCAACTGGAAATTCCACTCAAGGGAAAATCGACAGTGTCGGTCGGCATGCCGAATATTCCAATCCAGGTTGGCAGCCGCTTCACCATCGCCGGTATCGGCGTCACCGTGCGCGGCGATGGCAAGAGCGGCGGCGCGATTCGCGTTGCCAGTCTCGCGGCCACTGGTCAGCCCGGCACGTTCCAGATCCGCCTGGTCGATCCCGTAACCAACGGTGTTCGCGACGGAATCGGTGCCTGCACCGGTGATTCCGGCGGCCCCGTGTTCGAAGACAAGCCGAATGGCGCCGTGCTTGTCGGCGTCATCAGCTGGTCGACGGGACCAAATGGTGCCGCCGGCTGCGGCGGATTGACGGGCGTCACGCCGCTGACGCTCTATCGCGACTGGATCTTGCAGACAGCGCGGAGCTGGGGCGCGGCGTTGTAG
- a CDS encoding HAD-IA family hydrolase, translated as MTIEAVIFDFGGVLTSSPFEAFSRFETERGLPVDIIRRTNAANHLENAWAKFERAEVDVDTFDKLFAEESRALGAEVRGREVLPLLQGDLRPEMVEALKRIKARFKTGCITNNLPANAIGSMTGRSLYVAEVMVLFDHVIESAKIGLRKPDPRIYQLMVETLKVDPKKCVYLDDLGVNLKPAREMGMTTIKVASGAQAIAELEAATGLKLG; from the coding sequence GTGACGATCGAGGCTGTGATCTTTGATTTTGGCGGCGTGTTGACGAGTTCGCCATTCGAGGCGTTTTCGCGGTTCGAGACCGAGCGCGGCCTGCCCGTCGACATCATCCGACGCACCAACGCCGCCAATCATCTGGAAAACGCCTGGGCCAAGTTCGAGCGCGCCGAGGTCGACGTCGACACATTCGACAAGCTGTTCGCGGAGGAGTCGCGTGCACTCGGCGCCGAAGTGCGCGGCCGCGAGGTGCTGCCGCTGCTTCAAGGCGATCTGCGTCCTGAGATGGTCGAGGCCCTGAAGCGCATCAAGGCCAGGTTCAAGACCGGCTGCATCACCAACAATTTGCCGGCCAACGCCATCGGCAGCATGACCGGGCGTTCGCTCTACGTCGCCGAGGTCATGGTACTGTTCGACCACGTCATCGAATCCGCCAAGATCGGCCTGCGCAAACCGGACCCTCGGATTTACCAGCTGATGGTCGAGACGCTGAAGGTCGATCCGAAGAAGTGCGTTTATCTCGACGACCTCGGCGTCAATCTGAAGCCCGCGCGCGAGATGGGCATGACCACGATCAAGGTCGCGAGCGGCGCGCAGGCGATCGCCGAGCTCGAGGCGGCGACGGGGTTGAAGCTGGGGTAG
- the mtnA gene encoding S-methyl-5-thioribose-1-phosphate isomerase: MKVDGKHFRSIWRERDGWSVGAIDQRRLPHEFVVAKLTSCEDAAVAIRDMLVRGAPLIGATAAYGMALAMREDASDAGLKRAYDTLVVTRPTAINLKWALDEMRAALAPIDPVERAEAAYARADEIVEQDVEINRGIAANGLALIEAIVAKKRPGETINVLTHCNAGWLATVDWGTATAPIYLAQERGIKIHVWVDETRPRNQGASLTAWELGHHGVPHTVIPDNTGGHLMQHGMVDLAIVGTDRVAANGDVCNKIGTYLKALAAHDNNVPFYVALPSPTIDFAVNDGIRDIPIEQRSGTEVTEMTGRTADGRLETVRIVPEGSPVANYGFDVTPARLVTGLITERGVLKPDRASLAAAFPERIAAAAE; the protein is encoded by the coding sequence ATGAAGGTCGACGGTAAGCATTTCCGCAGCATCTGGCGCGAGCGCGACGGCTGGTCGGTCGGCGCGATCGACCAGCGCAGGCTGCCGCATGAGTTCGTTGTTGCGAAGCTGACCTCGTGCGAGGACGCCGCGGTCGCCATCCGCGACATGCTGGTGCGCGGCGCGCCGTTGATCGGTGCCACCGCGGCCTACGGCATGGCGCTGGCGATGCGCGAGGACGCGTCCGATGCGGGCTTGAAACGCGCCTACGATACGCTCGTGGTGACGCGGCCGACCGCGATCAATCTGAAATGGGCGCTGGACGAAATGCGCGCGGCGCTTGCGCCGATCGATCCGGTCGAGCGGGCGGAAGCCGCCTATGCGCGTGCCGACGAGATCGTCGAGCAGGACGTCGAGATCAACCGTGGCATTGCCGCCAACGGTCTCGCGCTGATCGAGGCGATCGTTGCGAAGAAGAGGCCGGGCGAGACGATCAACGTGCTGACCCATTGCAACGCCGGCTGGCTCGCCACCGTCGACTGGGGGACCGCAACCGCGCCGATCTATCTCGCGCAAGAACGCGGCATCAAGATCCATGTCTGGGTCGATGAGACCCGGCCGCGCAATCAGGGCGCGTCGCTGACCGCGTGGGAACTCGGCCATCACGGCGTGCCGCACACGGTGATCCCCGACAACACCGGTGGGCATCTGATGCAGCACGGCATGGTCGATCTCGCCATCGTCGGTACCGACCGCGTCGCCGCCAATGGCGACGTCTGCAACAAGATCGGCACCTATCTGAAGGCGCTCGCCGCGCATGACAACAACGTGCCGTTCTACGTTGCGCTGCCGTCGCCGACGATCGACTTCGCCGTCAATGACGGCATTCGCGACATCCCGATCGAGCAGCGTAGCGGGACGGAGGTCACGGAGATGACCGGCCGTACCGCGGACGGCAGGCTGGAGACCGTGCGCATCGTGCCGGAGGGATCACCGGTCGCGAACTACGGCTTCGACGTGACCCCGGCGCGGCTTGTCACTGGGCTCATCACCGAGCGTGGTGTGCTGAAGCCGGATCGTGCTTCGCTGGCGGCGGCGTTTCCGGAGCGGATCGCTGCTGCAGCAGAGTAG
- a CDS encoding S-methyl-5'-thioadenosine phosphorylase: MTQAVLGIIGGSGIYDLPGLEGAHEEVIRSPWGEASAPVRRGTIAGLPIVFLPRHDKGHRLSPSDINYRANIDVLKRAGVTDLISLSACGSFKEEMSPGTFVLVDQFVDRTHKRESSFFGKGCVAHVSMAHPVSPRLRIHLAAAAEAEGIAIARGGTYVCMEGPQFSTYAESMTYKTLGYSVIGMTNMPEAKLAREAEICYATVAMVTDFDCWHPDHDAVTVQDIIRVLTSNADKAKALVARLAREFPREHEPCPIGSDRALDTALITAPEARDPELLKKLDAVAGRILRG; the protein is encoded by the coding sequence ATGACGCAGGCGGTATTGGGCATCATCGGCGGCTCCGGCATCTACGACCTGCCGGGACTCGAAGGCGCGCACGAAGAGGTGATCAGGAGCCCCTGGGGCGAGGCGTCGGCGCCGGTGCGGCGCGGCACCATCGCAGGCCTGCCGATCGTGTTCCTACCGCGCCACGACAAGGGCCACCGCCTGTCGCCCTCCGACATCAACTATCGCGCCAATATCGACGTGCTGAAGCGCGCCGGCGTCACCGACCTGATCTCGCTGTCGGCCTGCGGTTCCTTCAAGGAAGAGATGTCGCCCGGCACCTTCGTTCTCGTCGACCAGTTCGTCGACCGCACGCACAAGCGCGAGAGCTCGTTCTTCGGCAAGGGTTGCGTCGCACATGTCTCGATGGCGCATCCGGTCTCGCCGCGGCTGCGGATTCATTTGGCCGCTGCGGCCGAAGCCGAGGGCATCGCGATCGCGCGCGGCGGTACCTATGTCTGCATGGAGGGACCGCAATTCTCCACCTATGCGGAAAGCATGACGTACAAGACGCTGGGCTATTCCGTGATCGGCATGACCAACATGCCCGAAGCAAAACTCGCCCGCGAGGCCGAGATTTGCTACGCGACGGTCGCGATGGTGACGGATTTCGACTGCTGGCACCCCGATCATGATGCCGTCACTGTGCAGGACATCATCCGCGTGCTGACTTCCAACGCCGACAAGGCCAAGGCGCTGGTGGCGCGGCTGGCCAGGGAGTTTCCCCGTGAGCACGAGCCGTGCCCGATCGGCTCGGACCGTGCGCTCGACACCGCGCTGATCACCGCGCCCGAGGCGCGTGATCCCGAGCTTCTGAAGAAGCTCGATGCGGTGGCCGGGCGCATCCTGCGCGGTTGA
- a CDS encoding phosphopantetheine-binding protein translates to MQAFDTDLRNRITKLVKGILAQNSLTADVTPSTKLVDAGLTSMDMVNLMLGVEAEFDFTIPQTEITPENFQSVETLERMVAIQLQPATAA, encoded by the coding sequence ATGCAGGCTTTCGATACCGATTTGCGTAATCGCATCACCAAGCTGGTGAAGGGCATCCTCGCGCAGAATTCGCTCACCGCCGATGTTACGCCGTCGACGAAGCTCGTCGATGCCGGCTTGACCTCGATGGACATGGTGAATCTGATGCTGGGCGTCGAAGCCGAGTTCGACTTCACCATTCCGCAGACCGAGATCACGCCCGAGAATTTCCAGTCCGTCGAGACGCTGGAACGCATGGTCGCGATCCAGCTGCAGCCGGCGACCGCGGCTTAA